In Agrococcus jenensis, the genomic window ATGCAGCCGATCGCCTCGGGGTGCGCGTGCTGGATCTCGCGGATGTCGAGGCCGAGCTGGAAGCCCGGGCGGCGCCACGGCACCCACACGACGCCGTCGCCGAAGATCTGCCGCGTGAGCGCCTCGCCGTCGGCGGCGGTCGCGATGGCGATGCCGGCGTCCGGGTGCAGGTGGTCGACGTGCGGCTGCTCGACGAGCGCGTGCATCGCGGTGTCGATCGAGGGTGCCGCGCCGCCCTTGCCGTGCAGGCAGTAGTCGAATGCGGCGACCATCTCGTCCTCGCGCTCGATGCCGGGGTAGACGGCCTCGAGCCCGCGCACGCGGTCGAGCCGCAGGGCGGCGAGGCCGGCGGGCGTGAGCGTGCCGAGGTCACCGCCGGAGCCCTTCACCCAGACGAGCTCGACGTCCTGGCCGCTCGCGGGGTCGGTGGCGACGCCCTTCGCGGAGGTGTTGCCGCCCGCGTAGTTGGTGTTGCGCGGGTCGGCGCCCAGCCGGTTGCTCCGCGCGATGAGGTCGTTGACTGCCTGGTCCATGTCGTCTCCGTCGTCGATCCGGGCGCTCATGCGCCCCAGCCGGCCTGCGTGCCGCCGACGCGCTCGGCGGCGATGCGGTCGAGGTAGCCGGAGTCGAGGAACGCGCGCATCGGGTTCTCGGGCAGCCCCTTCGCGGCGCGGTGCTCGGTGAGCAGCGGCCGCACGTCGGTCGCGTAGGCGTCCATCATGATCTCGTTCGCGAGCAGCACGTCGCAGTCGCGGCGGGCGACCGCGAGCGCGTCGGTGTCGAGCGAGAGCGCCTTCGCGATCGCCTCCTGCACGTTGAGCACGCTGCGGATCTGGCCGGGCACCTTCGCCTCGATGTTGTGGCACTGGTCGAGCACGAGCTGCACGTCGGGGTCGCCGTAGCCGCCGCCGGCGATGAGCTCAACGACGATGCGGAAGAGCTGGAACGGGTCGGCCGCGCCGACGATGAGGTCGTCGTCGGCGTAGAAGCGCGAGTTGAAGTCGAAGGCGCCGAGCTTCCCGAGGCGCAGCAGCTGCGCGACGATGAACTCGATGTTCGTGCCGGGCGCGTGGTGGCCGGTGTCGAGCACGACCTTCGCGCGGTCGCCGAGCGCGAGGCAGTGCACGTAGCTCGTCCCCCAGTCGGGGATGTCGGTGTGGTAGAACGCCGGCTCGAAGAACTTGTACTCGAGCACCATGCGGTGCTCCTCGTCGATCTCGGCGTAGATCTGGGCGAGCGACTCGGCGAGCCGGTCCTGGCGCTCGCGGATCGAGTCCTGGCCGGGGTAGTTCGTGCCGTCGGCGAGCCACACCTTCAGGTCGCGCGAGCCGGTGGCGTGCATGACCTCGATGCACTCGAGGTGGTGGTCGACGGCCTTGCGGCGGATGCGCGCGTCGGGGTGGGCGAGCGAGCCGAACTTGAAGTCGTCGTCCTGGAAGGTGTTCGAGTTCACCGTGCCGAGCGCCACGCCGAGGTCTTCGGCGTGCCGGCGCAGCGCATCCCAGTCGTCCACCTTGTCCCACGGGTAGTGCAGCGCGACGGTCGGGGCGAGGCCGGTGTGGCGGTGCACCTCGGCCGCATCGGCGAGCTTCTCGAACGGGTCGCGCGGCGTGCCGGGCGTCGTGAACACGCGGAAGCGCGTGCCCGAGTTGCCGTAGGCCCAGCTGGGGACCTCGATCTGCAGCCGGTCCAGCTGCGCAGGTGTGGGGGTGACGGCCATGTCAGCTCCTAGGGGATGGGTCGAGCGCGGCGAGCTGCGCGTCGAGGTCGAAGGCGAGCGGGATGAGCTCGAAGGATCGGTCGGCGGGTGCGTCGAGGCCCTCGAAGAAGGGCTGCATCTCGGCCTGCCAGCGCGCGTTGATGTCGCGGGCGGCCATGCCGGCGAGCGACGCGTCGAGGTCGCGCGTCGTGAAGGTGCCGATGCACGTGCCGTCGTCGGCGACGAAGATCCGGTAGTCGTGCCAGCCGGTCTCGGCGAGCGCCTGCAGCATCTCGGGCCAGACGGCGGCGTGGCGCTCGCGGTAGGCGGGGACGAGCTCTGGTCGCACGCGGAGGCGGAAGCAGACGGGACGCATGCGGGGGGCGGAGGTCGCGGCGGGCGTGATCGCCATGGTCGCTCCTGTCCTCGTCGACGTCGCGGCGGCCGAGCGGCTGCGCGATGGGGTGCTCGCTGCGAGCCAGCATGCCCGGTGGGGGTTTCGAACGCAAGCCCAAATGTTGCGATTTGGTATCGCTCGCTTGCGAAAGCGGTTTCGGATGCGTACTGTCGCCAACATCACCGACAAGGGAGACGCTGTGGTCAGTCGTGAGGCGAGCATCCTCGATGCGCTCGGAGCCGTGGGCTCCGTGGCCGTCGCCGAGCTCGCTCGCGACCTCGGGGTCTCCGAGGTGACGATCCGCAAGGACCTCGACGCCCTCGAGCGCCGGCAGCTCCTGCGACGCACCCGCGGTGGAGCCGTGCTCCCCGAGCGCGGCGACGAGGGCGCCTTCCGCGACCGCATGCACCGCGAGTCGGCTGCGAAGCTCGCGATCGCGGCCGAGGCGGCGGCACTCGTCGACGACGGCGACGTCATCGCGCTCGACACCTCGAGCACCGCGCACCACCTCGCCCTCGAGCTCGTGCAGCGCCAGGGCCTCGTCGTCGTCACCCAGTC contains:
- the rhaI gene encoding L-rhamnose isomerase: MAVTPTPAQLDRLQIEVPSWAYGNSGTRFRVFTTPGTPRDPFEKLADAAEVHRHTGLAPTVALHYPWDKVDDWDALRRHAEDLGVALGTVNSNTFQDDDFKFGSLAHPDARIRRKAVDHHLECIEVMHATGSRDLKVWLADGTNYPGQDSIRERQDRLAESLAQIYAEIDEEHRMVLEYKFFEPAFYHTDIPDWGTSYVHCLALGDRAKVVLDTGHHAPGTNIEFIVAQLLRLGKLGAFDFNSRFYADDDLIVGAADPFQLFRIVVELIAGGGYGDPDVQLVLDQCHNIEAKVPGQIRSVLNVQEAIAKALSLDTDALAVARRDCDVLLANEIMMDAYATDVRPLLTEHRAAKGLPENPMRAFLDSGYLDRIAAERVGGTQAGWGA
- a CDS encoding L-rhamnose mutarotase translates to MAITPAATSAPRMRPVCFRLRVRPELVPAYRERHAAVWPEMLQALAETGWHDYRIFVADDGTCIGTFTTRDLDASLAGMAARDINARWQAEMQPFFEGLDAPADRSFELIPLAFDLDAQLAALDPSPRS